A region from the Aegilops tauschii subsp. strangulata cultivar AL8/78 chromosome 5, Aet v6.0, whole genome shotgun sequence genome encodes:
- the LOC109751591 gene encoding serine carboxypeptidase-like 5 isoform X2 produces the protein MDKASLVLLSLVVPLVLLLLPLSRPASVVTHLPGFHGRLPFRLETGYVGVDEETGAELFYYFVESERSPDTDPVILWMTGGPFCSGMVFFEVGPMKFVLAPYNGSLPQLAYNPYSWSKTTSIILLDSPVGTGFSYARDVEGYHDIGDFSFSMHVLIFLNKWFTDHPHYQSNPFFVGGSSYAGKMSPIIAQHISQEIELGKQPKINLKGYVVGNPVTGSDYDDNFRVPYAHGVGIISDQLYEAAIRNCKGSYIRPTDKMCARVLNTFQNGTIGEFVRCKKSIPYTSEVPSSIKYHFNLTSRGYRSLVFSGDHDLVIPFLSTHAWIRSFNFSVVDDWRAWHLDGQAAGFTITYANYMTFVTIKGGGHVSIEHRPKECLAMVQRWLDNEPL, from the exons ATGGATAAGGCTTCCCTGGTTCTCCTGAGTCTCGTCGTTCCCttggttcttcttcttctgccgctCTCGCGCCCGGCGTCGGTGGTGACCCATCTCCCCGGCTTCCATGGCCGCCTTCCCTTCCGCCTCGAGACCGG GTACGTCGGCGTGGACGAGGAGACGGGAGCGGAGCTCTTCTACTACTTCGTGGAGTCAGAGAGGAGCCCCGACACGGACCCGGTGATCCTGTGGATGACGGGTGGGCCCTTCTGCTCTGGCATGGTTTTCTTCGAAGTTG GTCCTATGAAATTTGTGTTGGCACCTTATAATGGTAGTTTGCCACAATTGGCCTATAATCCCTATTCATGGTCCAAG ACAACAAGCATCATCTTGTTGGATTCACCAGTTGGTACTGGTTTCTCGTACGCTCGTGACGTGGAAGGTTATCACGATATTGGGGATTTCTCCTTTTCTATGCATGTCTTAATATTTCTCAACAAG TGGTTTACCGATCACCCACACTACCAATCCAATCCTTTCTTTGTTGGAGGAAGTTCATATGCTGGAAAGATGTCTCCAATTATCGCACAACACATTTCGCAAG AAATCGAACTGGGGAAGCAACCCAAGATTAATCTCAAG GGCTATGTAGTCGGCAACCCTGTTACAGGCTCAGATTATGATGACAATTTCAGAGTACCATATGCTCATGGTGTTGGGATTATATCCGATCAACTATATGAG GCTGCAATTCGGAATTGTAAAGGAAGCTATATAAGACCGACAGACAAAATGTGTGCCAGGGTGCTAAACACTTTCCAAAAT GGAACAATCGGAGAGTTTGTAAGATGCAAGAAAAGTATCCCATACACATCCGAGGTCCCCAGCAGCATAAAGTACCATTTCAACCTCACAAGCAGGGGCTATCGTTCGCTTGTGTTTAG CGGAGACCATGATCTTGTGATACCATTTTTGAGCACGCATGCGTGGATTAGATCCTTCAACTTCTCCGTAGTCGATGATTGGAGAGCATGGCATCTTGATGGGCAGGCTGCAGG ATTTACAATCACATATGCCAACTATATGACATTTGTGACAATAAAG GGTGGTGGCCACGTATCCATAGAACACCGACCTAAGGAATGTCTTGCCATGGTTCAGCGCTGGTTGGATAATGAGCCTCTATGA
- the LOC109751591 gene encoding serine carboxypeptidase-like 9 isoform X1, translating to MLAGITDRFLMTHLHKLDTGNLGYYCTFGAELYKVHDRRGKEKPLDTMDKASLVLLSLVVPLVLLLLPLSRPASVVTHLPGFHGRLPFRLETGYVGVDEETGAELFYYFVESERSPDTDPVILWMTGGPFCSGMVFFEVGPMKFVLAPYNGSLPQLAYNPYSWSKTTSIILLDSPVGTGFSYARDVEGYHDIGDFSFSMHVLIFLNKWFTDHPHYQSNPFFVGGSSYAGKMSPIIAQHISQEIELGKQPKINLKGYVVGNPVTGSDYDDNFRVPYAHGVGIISDQLYEAAIRNCKGSYIRPTDKMCARVLNTFQNLVSEIDVSQILGVNCIRGMLTHRFLSEEYIQLSDPSPEQPTLDCFSYRYYLCNIWANDDSTREALGVKRGTIGEFVRCKKSIPYTSEVPSSIKYHFNLTSRGYRSLVFSGDHDLVIPFLSTHAWIRSFNFSVVDDWRAWHLDGQAAGFTITYANYMTFVTIKGGGHVSIEHRPKECLAMVQRWLDNEPL from the exons ATGCTAGCTGGAATCACTGATCGCTTTCTGATGACCCACCTCCATAAGTTAGATACCGGAAACCTCGGATACTACTGTACATTCGGAGCCGAGCTGTATAAGGTCCACGACCGACGAGGGAAAGAGAAGCCGTTGGACACCATGGATAAGGCTTCCCTGGTTCTCCTGAGTCTCGTCGTTCCCttggttcttcttcttctgccgctCTCGCGCCCGGCGTCGGTGGTGACCCATCTCCCCGGCTTCCATGGCCGCCTTCCCTTCCGCCTCGAGACCGG GTACGTCGGCGTGGACGAGGAGACGGGAGCGGAGCTCTTCTACTACTTCGTGGAGTCAGAGAGGAGCCCCGACACGGACCCGGTGATCCTGTGGATGACGGGTGGGCCCTTCTGCTCTGGCATGGTTTTCTTCGAAGTTG GTCCTATGAAATTTGTGTTGGCACCTTATAATGGTAGTTTGCCACAATTGGCCTATAATCCCTATTCATGGTCCAAG ACAACAAGCATCATCTTGTTGGATTCACCAGTTGGTACTGGTTTCTCGTACGCTCGTGACGTGGAAGGTTATCACGATATTGGGGATTTCTCCTTTTCTATGCATGTCTTAATATTTCTCAACAAG TGGTTTACCGATCACCCACACTACCAATCCAATCCTTTCTTTGTTGGAGGAAGTTCATATGCTGGAAAGATGTCTCCAATTATCGCACAACACATTTCGCAAG AAATCGAACTGGGGAAGCAACCCAAGATTAATCTCAAG GGCTATGTAGTCGGCAACCCTGTTACAGGCTCAGATTATGATGACAATTTCAGAGTACCATATGCTCATGGTGTTGGGATTATATCCGATCAACTATATGAG GCTGCAATTCGGAATTGTAAAGGAAGCTATATAAGACCGACAGACAAAATGTGTGCCAGGGTGCTAAACACTTTCCAAAAT CTCGTGTCTGAAATTGATGTGTCACAAATCCTGGGTGTCAATTGTATAAGGGGTATGTTAACACATAGATTTCTATCAGAAGAATACATTCAACTAAGTGACCCGTCTCCCGAGCAACCTACCTTAGATTGTTTT TCATACCGTTACTACCTATGTAATATTTGGGCGAACGACGATTCCACGAGAGAAGCTCTTGGGGTGAAGCGG GGAACAATCGGAGAGTTTGTAAGATGCAAGAAAAGTATCCCATACACATCCGAGGTCCCCAGCAGCATAAAGTACCATTTCAACCTCACAAGCAGGGGCTATCGTTCGCTTGTGTTTAG CGGAGACCATGATCTTGTGATACCATTTTTGAGCACGCATGCGTGGATTAGATCCTTCAACTTCTCCGTAGTCGATGATTGGAGAGCATGGCATCTTGATGGGCAGGCTGCAGG ATTTACAATCACATATGCCAACTATATGACATTTGTGACAATAAAG GGTGGTGGCCACGTATCCATAGAACACCGACCTAAGGAATGTCTTGCCATGGTTCAGCGCTGGTTGGATAATGAGCCTCTATGA
- the LOC109751592 gene encoding serine carboxypeptidase-like 7: MAASLFFLSLVVPLVLLLLPLSRSTTVVTHLPGFHGRLPFHLETGYVNVDEETGTELFYYFVESERSPDTDPVVLWLTGGPGCSSLIFYEVGPMKFVLAPYNGSLPQMAYNPYSWSKVASIILLDSPVGTGFSYARDLEGYRDVGDLSFAMHVVTFLSKWFIDHPHYESNPFFVGGSSYAGMMTPIIAQHISQEIEHGKQPRINLKGYLVGNPFTGSDYDRNFRAQYAHGVGIISDQLYEAAVGNCKGNYIRPRNKLCDMSLNTIEDLISEIDEGYIVGIKCVWDLLRHRFMLEENAQLSELSPEQPTINCFAYRYYLSNIWANDNSTRDALGVKHGTIGEFKRCRKSMPYSFDVSSSIEYHFNLTSRGYRALVFSGDHDLVMPFLGTHAWIRSFNLSIVDDWRAWHLGGQAGGFTITYANHLTFATLKGGGHSAIEYRPRESLAMAQRWLDNKPL, from the exons ATGGCTGCTTCCTTGTTCTTCCTGAGTCTCGTCGTCCCCttggttcttcttcttctgccgctCTCGCGGTCGACGACGGTGGTGACCCATCTCCCCGGCTTCCATGGACGCCTTCCCTTCCACCTGGAGACCGG GTACGTCAACGTGGACGAGGAGACGGGAACCGAGCTCTTCTACTACTTCGTGGAGTCGGAGAGGAGCCCCGATACGGACCCCGTCGTTCTGTGGCTGACGGGAGGGCCCGGCTGCTCTAGCTTGATTTTCTACGAAGTTG GTCCTATGAAATTCGTGTTGGCGCCTTATAATGGTAGCTTGCCACAAATGGCCTATAATCCCTATTCATGGTCCAAG GTGGCAAGCATCATCCTGTTGGATTCTCCAGTGGGCACGGGTTTCTCCTACGCACGTGATCTTGAAGGTTATCGTGATGTTGGGGATTTGTCGTTTGCTATGCATGTTGTAACATTTCTCAGCAAG TGGTTTATCGATCACCCACACTACGAATCAAATCCTTTCTTTGTTGGAGGAAGTTCATATGCTGGAATGATGACTCCAATTATCGCACAACACATTTCACAAG AAATCGAACATGGGAAGCAACCCAGGATTAATCTCAAG GGCTATCTAGTCGGCAACCCTTTCACAGGCTCGGATTATGATAGAAATTTCAGAGCACAATATGCTCATGGTGTTGGAATTATATCTGATCAACTATATGAG GCTGCAGTGGGGAACTGTAAAGGAAATTATATAAGACCACGGAATAAACTGTGTGACATGTCGTTAAATACTATTGAAGAT CTCATTTCTGAAATTGACGAAGGATATATCGTGGGTATCAAATGTGTATGGGATCTCTTAAGACATAGATTTATGTTAGAAGAAAATGCTCAACTAAGCGAGCTATCTCCTGAACAACCTACCATCAATTGTTTT GCATACCGTTACTACCTATCCAATATTTGGGCGAATGACAATTCCACGAGAGATGCTCTTGGGGTGAAGCAT GGAACAATTGGAGAGTTTAAGAGATGCAGAAAAAGTATGCCCTATTCATTTGATGTCTCGAGCAGCATAGAGTACCATTTCAACCTCACAAGCAGGGGCTACCGCGCACTTGTGTTCAG CGGGGACCATGATCTTGTGATGCCATTTTTGGGCACACATGCGTGGATTAGATCCTTCAACTTGTCAATAGTTGATGACTGGAGAGCATGGCATCTGGGTGGCCAGGCTGGAGG ATTTACAATCACATACGCCAACCATTTGACATTTGCGACACTAAAG GGTGGTGGCCACTCAGCCATAGAGTATCGGCCTAGAGAAAGTCTTGCCATGGCTCAACGCTGGTTGGATAATAAGCCGTTGTGA